The Vibrio pomeroyi genome window below encodes:
- a CDS encoding ACT domain-containing protein codes for MTAITDLDILLKSMSPELIESNYVFCTVDGALRDYIQLDPIATFREKEGLTLVLAEDAARQAQLDFDGVFSLITLSVHSSLEAVGLTAAFATKLGSYGISANVIAGFYHDHIFVQKDKAEAAMSALREFSETK; via the coding sequence ATGACCGCCATTACCGATTTAGACATTTTGTTAAAGTCCATGTCACCAGAACTCATTGAAAGCAACTATGTTTTCTGTACTGTCGATGGAGCGTTGAGAGACTATATTCAACTCGACCCAATCGCGACCTTTCGTGAAAAAGAAGGCTTAACCTTGGTGCTCGCTGAGGATGCCGCACGCCAAGCTCAACTCGATTTCGATGGTGTGTTTAGCTTGATTACTTTGTCGGTACACTCAAGCCTTGAAGCGGTTGGACTAACCGCAGCCTTTGCCACAAAGCTTGGCTCATACGGCATTAGTGCCAACGTGATTGCTGGCTTTTATCACGACCACATCTTCGTTCAAAAAGACAAAGCGGAAGCCGCAATGAGTGCACTTAGAGAGTTTTCAGAAACCAAATAA
- a CDS encoding transposase domain-containing protein, producing the protein MSLESQLANTFQSCNTFHHFEKYSEILSPELIQQGFEQAGVATVRRRRLPLEAVLWSVVGMSLFRQQSVWDFARL; encoded by the coding sequence ATGTCTTTAGAAAGCCAACTTGCCAATACTTTTCAGTCGTGTAATACCTTCCACCACTTTGAAAAATACTCTGAAATTCTTAGTCCAGAGCTTATCCAGCAAGGTTTTGAGCAAGCTGGCGTCGCAACCGTTAGAAGAAGACGGTTACCTTTGGAGGCCGTACTTTGGTCCGTTGTTGGAATGAGTCTCTTTCGTCAACAATCTGTTTGGGATTTTGCTCGCCTATAA
- a CDS encoding LysR family transcriptional regulator codes for MERIDNAWLNSFLCVYEQNSFIKASERLLIPSSTVSRHVQQLENEIGNKLFYRTTRKVTPTSAGETLYNEIREPLRCLSQTLQSLTTSTESVKGSIRLSTPDVPFIGDILADFVVDYPNISLFCEHSTSLESALNSDPDIVISFERGALDDRDWVSRPLCQWESVVLASPTCLEEHGTPSKVEDLISLPCISSYKAFGGNPWVFSGAKDDSKGLNIKSNINVDGGFIAKAAAIRGLGFVALPKEFCLEEIEQGTLVEQHLDHQLAPLTIYIHYRSMSYHTHLTKLLVSFIRERAS; via the coding sequence TTGGAAAGAATCGATAACGCTTGGTTAAACTCATTCCTTTGTGTGTATGAGCAGAACAGCTTCATCAAGGCTTCGGAGCGCTTGTTAATTCCGAGCTCTACGGTCAGTCGTCATGTTCAACAACTTGAAAATGAGATTGGCAATAAACTGTTTTATCGGACTACACGTAAAGTTACGCCAACCTCGGCTGGCGAGACTTTGTATAACGAGATAAGAGAGCCGCTTCGCTGCCTGAGTCAGACGTTGCAAAGCCTCACTACTTCCACTGAATCAGTAAAAGGAAGTATTCGCTTAAGCACGCCAGACGTTCCGTTCATTGGCGATATTCTTGCTGACTTTGTGGTCGACTATCCCAATATCTCTCTGTTCTGCGAACACAGTACGTCTTTAGAAAGTGCTCTCAATAGTGACCCTGATATCGTGATCAGCTTTGAGCGAGGAGCGCTTGATGATAGGGATTGGGTTTCTCGTCCTTTATGCCAATGGGAGAGCGTAGTTTTGGCTTCTCCAACTTGTTTAGAGGAACATGGAACACCAAGTAAAGTCGAAGACTTAATCTCGTTGCCATGTATCTCTAGTTATAAAGCTTTTGGTGGCAATCCTTGGGTATTTAGTGGGGCAAAAGACGACTCGAAGGGGCTGAATATCAAGTCAAACATTAATGTTGATGGTGGATTTATTGCGAAAGCCGCTGCGATTCGCGGGCTTGGTTTTGTTGCGTTACCGAAAGAGTTTTGTCTTGAGGAAATAGAGCAGGGCACATTGGTTGAACAGCACTTGGATCACCAATTAGCGCCCTTGACGATATATATTCATTACCGTTCGATGAGTTATCACACACATCTAACTAAGCTGTTAGTCAGCTTCATACGTGAACGAGCAAGCTGA
- a CDS encoding DUF1826 domain-containing protein, translated as MNAVLTKPLATNSNQPLNISSAVSIKDQASHKPCVSASEQPTVLADIYQSDINIAIWQRKFDADLTGDIDEFIASNPNFSKSVSVSPENAYEKLEFSTDGTASKALLENMAQLVDMFCCLFELEEVGLRLAVLNKAMCPRFHFDQVPCRLVTTYHGVATQWLQNHSVDRSKLGRGSNGQPDSASGLYNHESDIQQMASGDVALLKGERWSGNENAGLVHRSPVTSSEETRLLLTLDFG; from the coding sequence ATGAATGCCGTGTTAACGAAGCCTTTAGCAACCAATAGTAACCAGCCACTTAATATTAGTTCGGCTGTGAGTATCAAAGATCAGGCGAGTCATAAGCCATGCGTTAGTGCTTCGGAGCAGCCCACGGTATTAGCTGACATCTATCAAAGTGATATCAACATCGCGATTTGGCAACGTAAGTTTGATGCTGATTTAACCGGCGACATTGATGAATTTATCGCGTCGAATCCAAATTTTAGTAAGTCTGTTAGCGTGTCCCCTGAGAATGCCTACGAGAAATTAGAATTCTCGACCGACGGAACGGCTTCTAAAGCGCTATTAGAAAACATGGCGCAGCTGGTGGATATGTTCTGTTGTTTGTTTGAGCTTGAAGAAGTAGGGCTGCGTCTCGCGGTTTTAAATAAGGCAATGTGTCCTCGTTTTCATTTCGACCAAGTTCCTTGTCGCTTGGTGACCACTTATCACGGTGTCGCGACTCAATGGCTACAGAATCACTCGGTCGACCGTTCAAAGTTAGGTCGTGGAAGCAACGGACAACCAGATTCTGCATCAGGCTTGTACAACCATGAATCTGATATTCAACAAATGGCGAGTGGTGACGTAGCGCTTTTGAAAGGTGAGCGTTGGAGTGGCAATGAAAATGCGGGTCTTGTTCACCGTTCGCCTGTCACCTCATCTGAAGAGACTCGATTGTTGCTGACACTAGATTTCGGTTAG
- a CDS encoding VOC family protein, giving the protein MFTIDSFVLYVTDIHRSMDFYAKAFDCEPKLLSPTFAALDFADNVKITLKQADVLTPASSIKGGGTELSMPVADKETLESLYKAWKEKGIQFEQEPEESVYGINFLAVDPDGHRIRVFA; this is encoded by the coding sequence ATGTTTACCATTGATTCATTTGTTCTTTATGTCACAGACATTCATCGCAGTATGGACTTTTACGCCAAGGCATTTGATTGCGAGCCAAAGCTTCTATCACCAACCTTCGCTGCCTTAGACTTTGCAGACAACGTAAAAATCACACTTAAACAAGCGGATGTTCTAACCCCAGCAAGCAGCATCAAGGGTGGTGGCACTGAGCTCTCTATGCCTGTTGCAGACAAAGAGACATTAGAAAGTCTTTACAAAGCATGGAAAGAGAAAGGCATTCAGTTTGAACAAGAGCCAGAAGAATCTGTTTACGGCATCAACTTCCTTGCTGTTGATCCAGACGGACACCGTATCCGCGTCTTCGCTTAA
- a CDS encoding NADH:flavin oxidoreductase/NADH oxidase family protein: MQPISLSEPFTLSNGQVIKNRLFKSAMSEQLGDKQHNPKAGLATLYQRWAKGGIGLSMTGNVMVDRNALGEPKNVVLDERSDLTQFQAWASAGKQNGSQIWMQLNHPGKQIPKFLCDKPVAPSAISLERGLEKGFNTPRALTDSEIHEVIGKFALSAKLAKQAGFTGVQIHGAHGYLVSQFLSSRHNQRNDKWGGSLDNRLRFVLELYRSIRAEVGEGFPVGIKLNSADFMKGGFTEAESMHVVQALSREGVDLIEISGGTYESPSMMGSKNKNEPVKASTAKREAYFLDYMVKVRKLVSTPLVVTGGFRTAPAMNEALQTSATDFIGIARTMAVDPDFPNKLIENPSHGMPLDVPTTGKPALDKVAMVGLVWYEHQMWRIAAGKNADPKLSALGVVIKTILSAGWHAFKKRRA; the protein is encoded by the coding sequence ATGCAACCTATTAGCCTCAGCGAACCGTTTACTCTTTCTAATGGTCAAGTCATCAAAAACCGCCTGTTTAAATCAGCAATGAGCGAACAACTTGGCGACAAACAACATAACCCTAAAGCTGGACTAGCGACCTTGTACCAACGTTGGGCAAAAGGTGGGATTGGTTTGTCTATGACGGGAAACGTGATGGTTGATAGGAACGCACTGGGTGAACCAAAGAACGTAGTTTTGGATGAACGCAGTGACCTCACTCAGTTTCAAGCTTGGGCAAGTGCTGGTAAGCAAAATGGCTCACAGATTTGGATGCAGTTAAACCACCCAGGAAAACAGATCCCCAAATTCCTATGCGATAAACCCGTCGCTCCTTCTGCTATCTCATTAGAACGCGGACTAGAGAAAGGCTTCAATACCCCGCGAGCACTGACTGATTCAGAAATCCATGAAGTGATTGGCAAGTTTGCCTTAAGCGCTAAACTGGCAAAACAAGCCGGCTTTACTGGCGTACAAATTCACGGTGCTCATGGCTACCTTGTCAGCCAATTTTTATCTTCAAGACACAACCAGAGAAATGATAAATGGGGCGGTTCGTTAGATAACCGACTTCGCTTCGTGCTCGAACTGTATCGCTCCATTCGTGCAGAAGTTGGTGAAGGTTTTCCTGTCGGGATAAAACTCAACAGCGCAGACTTCATGAAAGGTGGCTTTACCGAAGCAGAGTCAATGCACGTCGTTCAAGCGCTTAGCCGTGAAGGCGTCGACCTGATTGAAATCTCAGGTGGCACTTATGAGAGCCCGTCGATGATGGGTTCTAAGAACAAAAACGAACCCGTTAAAGCCAGCACAGCGAAACGTGAAGCGTATTTCTTGGATTACATGGTCAAAGTAAGAAAACTGGTTAGCACTCCTTTGGTGGTGACTGGTGGCTTTAGAACCGCCCCAGCAATGAACGAAGCGTTGCAAACATCCGCTACCGACTTTATTGGTATTGCCCGTACCATGGCGGTAGATCCTGACTTTCCAAACAAACTCATTGAAAATCCAAGCCATGGAATGCCATTAGATGTGCCAACCACAGGCAAACCGGCACTGGATAAAGTAGCCATGGTTGGATTAGTTTGGTACGAGCATCAAATGTGGCGAATTGCCGCAGGTAAAAACGCAGATCCGAAACTGAGTGCTCTTGGCGTAGTGATTAAAACGATTTTGAGTGCAGGTTGGCACGCCTTCAAAAAACGTAGGGCATAA
- a CDS encoding Vmh family MBL fold metallo-hydrolase — translation MKKLSKILLSRTALLGSMSLGAMLAASSVVSAAELNITHYNPGESAIFPATSVLVSGEKEVILFDAQFSVVDGQKLVDQIKATGKELSMIYISSGDPDFYFGLEPIVAAFPNVEVVASEAIVAHIKRTKDAKLEYWGPILEDNAPSKVIVPTVLNDTTLNLEGETIEVREINTHQAYLWVPSEKTVFGGVSVYSGVHVWMADTASKEIRSQWSQSLERMKALKPEVVIPGHYLGEMPTGTNGVQFTMDYVADIEKVLVSTSNPTSVDISDYMKKAYLQFKATEGDLELGAKVLSGEMEWH, via the coding sequence ATGAAAAAGTTATCTAAAATCCTTTTATCAAGAACCGCGCTTTTAGGATCAATGAGTTTAGGAGCCATGCTAGCTGCATCGAGTGTTGTCTCTGCTGCCGAGCTAAACATCACTCATTACAATCCGGGTGAAAGCGCGATATTCCCCGCAACCTCTGTGCTGGTATCTGGAGAGAAAGAAGTGATTCTGTTTGATGCGCAATTTAGCGTCGTAGATGGGCAAAAGCTGGTGGATCAAATCAAAGCCACAGGCAAAGAGCTATCGATGATTTACATCAGCAGCGGTGACCCAGATTTCTACTTTGGATTAGAACCGATTGTTGCAGCATTTCCAAACGTTGAGGTCGTAGCCAGTGAAGCGATCGTTGCCCACATCAAGCGTACTAAAGATGCCAAGCTCGAGTACTGGGGCCCAATCTTGGAAGATAACGCACCGTCTAAAGTCATTGTCCCAACCGTGCTTAACGACACTACGCTGAACCTCGAAGGCGAAACCATCGAAGTAAGAGAAATCAATACACACCAAGCTTACCTGTGGGTTCCGTCTGAGAAAACTGTGTTTGGTGGTGTGTCGGTGTATAGCGGCGTGCATGTATGGATGGCAGATACCGCATCGAAAGAGATTCGTAGCCAGTGGTCACAATCATTAGAGCGCATGAAAGCACTTAAGCCTGAGGTGGTGATTCCAGGCCACTACTTAGGTGAAATGCCAACGGGTACTAACGGCGTTCAATTTACGATGGATTACGTGGCAGACATTGAAAAAGTACTGGTAAGCACAAGCAATCCAACGTCTGTTGATATCAGTGATTACATGAAGAAAGCATACCTACAATTCAAGGCAACAGAAGGCGACCTTGAACTAGGTGCCAAAGTGCTAAGTGGTGAGATGGAATGGCACTAA
- a CDS encoding MFS transporter, producing the protein MSNTENKKSSPLFEVVFNVFLPSFILMKFSGEEHLGTGLALLVALAFPIAYGGMELIRNKKFNFIAALGFVSVLLTGGIGFFELDTRWLALKEALIPGLIGLAVLGSTFTRYPFIQKVIFTPALLNISLIEERLRQFGNQAKFDRCLMTSNYMFASTFAFSSAMNYFLATWIVTSPAGTAAFNEELGKLTLYSYPAIAIPSLLMMLGIFYYIWRQVRDMTSLETEQIFITK; encoded by the coding sequence ATGAGTAATACAGAAAACAAAAAATCGAGCCCTCTTTTCGAAGTCGTTTTTAACGTCTTTCTTCCTTCATTCATCCTAATGAAGTTCAGTGGAGAAGAGCATCTCGGAACTGGCTTAGCTCTGCTTGTCGCACTCGCCTTCCCTATCGCTTACGGCGGTATGGAGCTTATCCGCAACAAGAAATTTAACTTCATCGCCGCGCTTGGCTTTGTCAGCGTACTTTTAACCGGCGGCATTGGTTTCTTCGAATTGGACACGCGTTGGTTAGCACTAAAAGAAGCACTAATCCCGGGCTTAATCGGCTTGGCGGTACTTGGTTCTACCTTTACTCGCTACCCATTTATCCAAAAAGTGATCTTCACGCCTGCACTGTTAAACATCTCTCTGATTGAAGAGCGTTTAAGACAGTTTGGTAATCAAGCTAAGTTTGACCGTTGCCTAATGACATCAAACTACATGTTCGCTAGCACATTCGCTTTCTCATCTGCGATGAACTACTTCCTTGCGACTTGGATTGTAACCAGCCCTGCTGGCACTGCAGCTTTCAATGAAGAGCTTGGTAAACTGACACTTTACAGCTACCCAGCGATCGCTATCCCAAGCCTGCTTATGATGCTCGGCATCTTCTACTACATCTGGCGTCAGGTTCGTGACATGACATCGCTAGAAACAGAGCAGATATTTATCACTAAGTAA
- a CDS encoding YceI family protein produces MKKLIPALGLFCTLISAPSFSETGYTLDPKLSNVTFATIKKQFVVESASIKPLSGGLTEDGQFSILLDLKSLSTGVSIRDQRLNELYFESMTFPEVKISGKVDPSMLSGDPKNTTIAAEVTLHGVTKTIDFPVMVVPSESFVMITSTSTIIVNGADFGISTENLNKLSATVGGLAISDKVPLSFNLMFDQ; encoded by the coding sequence ATGAAGAAGCTAATACCTGCACTCGGTCTATTTTGTACCCTCATTTCTGCGCCGTCTTTTTCAGAAACGGGCTACACGTTAGATCCAAAGTTATCGAACGTGACGTTCGCAACCATTAAGAAGCAGTTTGTTGTAGAATCCGCATCCATAAAGCCTTTATCCGGTGGGCTGACAGAAGATGGCCAGTTTTCTATTTTGTTAGATTTGAAAAGCCTGAGTACCGGAGTATCGATTCGCGACCAACGACTCAATGAACTCTACTTCGAATCAATGACCTTCCCTGAAGTGAAGATCTCGGGAAAGGTCGATCCTTCAATGCTATCTGGTGATCCAAAAAATACGACAATAGCTGCCGAAGTGACTCTTCACGGTGTAACTAAAACCATCGACTTCCCGGTTATGGTTGTTCCATCTGAAAGTTTTGTGATGATCACTTCGACATCAACTATCATCGTCAATGGCGCTGATTTTGGGATTTCGACAGAAAACCTCAACAAACTTTCTGCAACCGTTGGCGGGCTAGCGATTTCCGACAAGGTTCCGTTAAGTTTCAATCTGATGTTCGACCAATAA
- a CDS encoding YafY family transcriptional regulator has protein sequence MSRSQRLFDLLQLLRCHKYPVSADHLARELNVSTRTIYRDIVTLQAQGAEIDGEAGVGYQLKPTFTLPPMMFSMEELEALRLGAEWVAKQANGEFRESARNAIAKISAVLPADHQAKRSEDIIRVASIIEVAELTIELSDIKLAIKQQNKAEIHYTDAKDQVSSRVVWPMLIGLFEQHYVLVAWCETRGAYRNFRLDRIAEWKMLEEKYQRPRHDLIKDWQNMESIADKVIRY, from the coding sequence ATGTCCCGAAGTCAACGTCTCTTCGATCTGCTCCAATTATTGCGCTGTCATAAATACCCCGTGTCTGCCGATCATCTCGCTCGAGAGCTAAACGTGAGTACTCGCACCATTTATCGAGACATCGTGACACTGCAAGCACAAGGCGCTGAAATTGATGGTGAAGCCGGAGTTGGCTATCAATTGAAACCGACCTTCACGCTACCGCCAATGATGTTTTCAATGGAAGAGTTGGAAGCATTAAGGCTCGGTGCTGAATGGGTCGCTAAGCAAGCCAATGGGGAGTTCCGTGAATCGGCTAGAAATGCGATTGCCAAGATTTCGGCCGTATTACCTGCTGATCATCAAGCCAAACGCAGTGAAGACATTATTCGTGTTGCTTCTATCATTGAAGTCGCAGAATTAACCATAGAGCTTTCAGACATCAAGTTGGCAATTAAGCAACAGAACAAAGCCGAAATCCATTACACAGACGCAAAAGATCAGGTCAGCTCAAGAGTTGTTTGGCCGATGTTGATTGGCTTATTCGAACAGCACTATGTTTTGGTCGCTTGGTGTGAAACGCGAGGTGCGTATCGTAATTTCAGGCTCGATAGAATTGCCGAATGGAAAATGCTTGAAGAAAAATATCAACGCCCGCGTCATGACTTGATCAAAGATTGGCAGAACATGGAAAGTATTGCAGATAAAGTGATTCGCTACTGA
- a CDS encoding alpha/beta hydrolase, giving the protein MMKSKNQTIFERDGYQLKVEQHGEGPNLLIIGSVDYYKRVIPKALHDHFTCLYLDHRGFALTGKDNQTINLDIISDDIEAICESFNIQKASILGHSGHAYMALNFASSTNIRIEKVMVVGAPPSLSEEMKANQFSHWESHASDERKCLLEQSIEKLEHDINKEPHKKFVHLCNRLSPMRWADPSFNELPLWDQVHTNTALLDTLWGDIFSSIDLTTLSKANQLEVIVAIGALDFSIAPLSTWLELEVAFKSLELIELEGVSHTPMLESPTRFVELMCHHLLD; this is encoded by the coding sequence ATGATGAAAAGTAAGAACCAGACAATTTTCGAGCGCGATGGGTATCAGCTTAAAGTCGAACAACACGGCGAAGGACCAAACTTATTAATTATTGGTAGTGTTGATTACTACAAGCGAGTGATACCGAAGGCGCTACACGACCACTTTACTTGCCTATATCTAGATCATCGTGGGTTTGCTTTAACGGGAAAAGATAACCAGACAATTAATTTGGATATTATCTCTGACGATATTGAAGCTATCTGCGAGAGTTTTAATATACAGAAAGCCAGTATTCTTGGTCATTCAGGACATGCTTACATGGCTCTTAACTTCGCCAGTTCTACCAATATTCGTATTGAGAAGGTTATGGTTGTTGGAGCACCACCAAGCTTATCTGAAGAGATGAAAGCCAATCAGTTTTCACATTGGGAAAGCCATGCGTCAGATGAACGAAAGTGCCTATTAGAGCAAAGTATTGAAAAGCTCGAACACGACATAAACAAAGAACCACATAAAAAGTTTGTCCATCTATGTAATCGATTAAGCCCTATGCGCTGGGCAGACCCTAGCTTTAATGAGCTTCCCCTTTGGGACCAAGTACACACCAATACAGCACTACTTGATACACTTTGGGGAGATATTTTTAGCAGTATAGATTTAACGACTCTATCTAAGGCTAATCAACTGGAGGTTATTGTTGCTATTGGTGCACTCGACTTCAGTATCGCACCTTTGAGCACTTGGTTAGAGTTAGAGGTAGCGTTCAAATCATTGGAGCTTATTGAACTTGAAGGCGTGTCGCATACCCCAATGCTTGAATCTCCAACCCGTTTTGTTGAACTGATGTGCCACCATCTACTCGATTAA
- a CDS encoding methyl-accepting chemotaxis protein, giving the protein MLKKLSLKNKLAISASMAIILGGILVEALSFRASLQRLDTEVEQRLEGASASYNQYVSDWILSKERALTSLSKESKQESLVTHLKQVRDSASFDNVFLAFPDGSQKNANGVVLPPGNDDPRLWGWYTNAVANPSKVFMDNPTVAAATGANVVSLGTAMQLHGQQVVLGADVEITDILNSLEKVILPGEGYMFIATNKGTVYTHADTKLLNKNISSLGLDFADVQKALVSGKDTSIDLNGSDYVLYARAIDGTNLITISVVNHDSLVAPLFDAVIGQVLVTLLVVIVCTVLFNLLCTILFRPLNHVSQALAQIANGSGDLTQRIHVDNQDEVGELAQNFNTFVGSLQQLIGHIRGQSEQLNSQSEQSAQRANRSVDELNHQQQEITMVATAVTEMACATQEIASHAEQTAKAAQDSAASTNSGHALVVDTKGSINNLANEVNEAGNVISELNKHAQEISTVLATIQGIAEQTNLLALNAAIEAARAGEQGRGFAVVADEVRVLSQRTHSSTEEIKSTIDILQRTTTQAVELMESSSKLAIHSVEDADRASHALEEINTAVALISDMATQIATAAEEQTHVTGEITQNVTTIKDVTDHLVVGAQDSLTESNELKSQAAGLSDKVATFKLA; this is encoded by the coding sequence ATGTTAAAGAAACTCTCGCTTAAAAATAAGCTGGCGATCTCTGCCAGTATGGCCATCATCCTGGGGGGGATTTTGGTCGAGGCACTTTCATTTCGTGCATCGTTGCAACGATTGGATACTGAGGTTGAACAGCGCCTAGAAGGGGCATCGGCTTCTTACAACCAATACGTATCAGATTGGATCTTATCCAAAGAGCGTGCGCTCACTTCTCTGTCGAAAGAGTCTAAACAAGAAAGCTTGGTGACTCATCTAAAACAGGTTCGTGATTCTGCCTCTTTTGATAATGTCTTCTTGGCATTTCCTGATGGTTCGCAAAAGAACGCGAACGGTGTTGTGTTGCCGCCGGGTAACGATGATCCACGTCTATGGGGTTGGTACACCAATGCGGTAGCAAACCCAAGTAAAGTATTTATGGATAACCCAACGGTTGCGGCGGCAACGGGCGCTAACGTTGTGTCGCTGGGTACCGCAATGCAATTGCATGGTCAGCAGGTCGTATTGGGTGCGGATGTAGAAATCACCGACATCCTCAATAGCCTTGAAAAAGTGATTCTTCCAGGTGAAGGTTACATGTTCATCGCGACCAATAAGGGCACGGTTTACACGCACGCTGACACCAAGCTATTGAACAAGAATATCAGCTCACTTGGGCTAGATTTCGCAGATGTCCAAAAGGCGTTGGTGAGCGGTAAAGACACGTCTATCGACTTAAACGGCAGCGATTATGTACTGTATGCACGTGCGATTGATGGAACTAACCTGATCACCATCAGTGTGGTTAACCATGACTCTTTGGTGGCACCGTTGTTTGATGCTGTGATTGGCCAAGTGTTGGTGACATTGCTGGTTGTCATCGTATGTACTGTGTTGTTCAACCTGCTGTGTACGATTCTATTCCGTCCGCTTAATCATGTATCTCAAGCATTGGCGCAAATCGCAAACGGTAGTGGTGATTTAACTCAACGCATTCATGTTGATAATCAAGATGAAGTGGGTGAGCTTGCTCAGAACTTCAATACCTTTGTTGGCAGTTTACAGCAGTTGATTGGTCATATTCGTGGACAATCAGAACAGCTAAACAGCCAGTCGGAGCAAAGTGCTCAGCGTGCGAATCGTTCTGTTGATGAACTTAACCACCAGCAGCAAGAAATCACTATGGTGGCGACAGCGGTAACGGAAATGGCTTGTGCAACTCAAGAAATTGCATCACATGCCGAGCAAACCGCGAAAGCTGCACAAGACTCAGCGGCAAGTACCAATAGTGGTCACGCTCTGGTAGTTGACACTAAAGGTTCAATTAATAACTTGGCCAATGAAGTCAACGAAGCGGGTAATGTGATTAGCGAACTTAACAAGCACGCTCAAGAGATCTCAACAGTGTTAGCGACAATCCAAGGCATTGCTGAGCAAACCAATTTACTTGCTTTGAATGCGGCGATTGAAGCTGCTCGTGCGGGTGAACAAGGTCGTGGGTTTGCCGTGGTCGCTGACGAAGTACGTGTGCTTTCACAGCGAACTCACTCTTCAACAGAAGAGATCAAATCGACGATCGATATCCTGCAGCGCACAACGACCCAAGCCGTTGAGTTGATGGAGAGCAGCTCTAAACTGGCAATACATTCAGTAGAAGATGCCGACAGAGCTTCGCACGCACTTGAAGAGATCAATACTGCCGTTGCTTTGATTAGCGATATGGCGACTCAAATCGCGACGGCCGCTGAAGAGCAAACGCACGTGACGGGTGAAATCACCCAGAACGTGACGACCATTAAAGATGTTACTGACCACTTAGTTGTGGGCGCACAGGACAGCTTAACTGAGTCGAACGAACTTAAGAGCCAAGCCGCTGGTTTAAGTGACAAAGTGGCGACTTTTAAGCTTGCTTAA
- a CDS encoding LysR family transcriptional regulator, producing the protein MDKLEAMNVFVTIVERGSLSAAAEHLDLSRTKVTRYLGELESWMDTRLLHRTTRSLSLTSAGKETLEVARELLALEASLAGIRNQSREHLKGQLRITASYSIVDSFLMDVIGRFIDKWPEVSIDIVSTDQTVNLVESRIDLAIRITNELTPNIVAKQLGECRSVICASPQYLKEKGTPKNAQDLTHHNCLSFSYFGKTAWTFNGPNGLESVPIKGNISANTSEVLLSATLKGNGICLLPFPSVEGLIENGLLVPLLSEWKPKTLGVHAVYGTRKQVTPLLRAFIDHLSSEMEHSTSW; encoded by the coding sequence ATGGATAAACTTGAGGCAATGAACGTCTTTGTCACCATCGTTGAGCGTGGCAGTTTGAGTGCAGCAGCCGAACACCTTGATCTCTCTCGAACCAAAGTCACGCGCTATTTGGGGGAACTCGAAAGCTGGATGGACACACGCCTGCTTCATAGAACCACTCGAAGCTTGAGCTTAACCAGCGCGGGAAAAGAGACGCTTGAAGTCGCAAGGGAGTTACTTGCCCTTGAGGCATCATTAGCAGGTATCAGAAACCAAAGCCGCGAGCACTTGAAAGGCCAACTGCGTATTACCGCGAGTTATTCGATTGTCGATAGCTTCTTGATGGACGTGATCGGTCGCTTCATCGATAAATGGCCAGAGGTCTCAATTGATATCGTTTCTACTGATCAAACGGTCAATCTTGTTGAGTCACGCATCGATTTAGCCATTCGTATAACCAACGAACTGACGCCCAATATTGTCGCGAAGCAGCTCGGTGAATGCCGCTCAGTGATTTGCGCGTCGCCTCAATATCTAAAAGAGAAAGGTACACCCAAAAACGCGCAAGATTTAACGCACCACAACTGCCTATCATTCAGTTATTTTGGCAAAACCGCGTGGACGTTTAATGGCCCGAATGGGCTGGAATCAGTGCCGATTAAAGGGAACATCAGTGCGAATACTTCTGAAGTTCTACTTTCTGCCACACTCAAAGGCAACGGTATCTGCTTACTGCCCTTTCCTTCAGTCGAAGGTTTAATTGAAAACGGGCTATTGGTTCCTCTTCTCTCTGAATGGAAACCGAAAACGCTGGGTGTGCACGCAGTTTATGGAACGCGTAAACAAGTCACACCGTTGTTAAGGGCCTTTATTGATCATCTATCAAGTGAGATGGAACACTCGACAAGCTGGTAG